The following DNA comes from Parcubacteria group bacterium.
CACCGACAAATTGTCATTACCCGAAGAACGAAGTTTGATCTTCAAAAAGCCAAAGATCGAGCTCATATTCTTGAAGGACTCAAAAAAGCGCTGGATCATATTGACGCCATAATTGAAACTATCAAAAAATCCGCCACCAAGGAAATTGCTCACGATAATTTGATGAAAAAATTCAAGCTTTCCGACAAGCAATCAACGGCTATTTTGGAAATGAAGCTCCAAACCTTGGCGGGATTGGAAAGAAAGAAAATCGAAGATGAACTTAAGGAAAAGAAAAATATTATTGCTGATCTCGAAGACCTTCTGAAAAGCACCAAAAAAATATTAGGAATAGTGAAAAAAGAAGTTATTGAAATCAGAGAAAAATATGGGGACGAAAGAAAAACTAGAGTAATCAAAGGCGGGATTGGAGAATTCAAGCAGGAGGATCTGATTCCAAATGAAGAAGCTATTATTACTATGACTCAAGACGGATATATCAAAAGAATGGATCCGAATACTTATAAAGTTCAAAAGAGAGGCGGAAAAGGAGTAATTGGCGCTACTACCAAAGAAGGCGATTTGATTGAACAAGTTACCAGCGTGATGACTCATGACAACTTGATGTTCTTCACTAATACTGGAAAAGTTTTTCAGACTAAAGCTTATGAAATTCCATTTTCCCAAAGAACCGCTAAAGGACAAGTTATCGTCAACTTTCTCCAGCTTTCCCAAGAGGAAAAAATAACCGAAATGATCGCTTTCAATAAGGAAGATGGCTATAAATTTTTCTTTATGACTACTGAGAATGGAACAGTTAAGAAGGTTAAAATTGAAGATTTTGAGAATGTACGGCGTTCCGGACTTATTGCCATAAAACTAGACGAGGGAGATACGCTTAATTGGGTGAAACCCACTACCGGAACTGACGAAATTATCGTAACCACCGCTCAAGGCCAAGCTATTCATTTTAAGGAATCAGACGTTCGCGCCATGGGAAGAAATGCAGCTGGAGTTAGAGGCATCAAGCTCAAGAAAGACGACAAGGTCGTTGGGATGGATTCAGTTTTCAAAAATCAAAAAGGAAACCAGATTCTCATCATTTCTGAAAATGGTTTTGGCAAGAGAACTGATCTTAAGTTTTACAAAATTCAAAAACGCGGAGGAAGCGGGATAAAGACTTCCAGTGTTACATCTAAAACCGGAAAATTAGTCGCTGCTAAAATGGTTAATGTTGATGATATTGAGGTTGATATGCTCATTACTTCCGCTCAGGGACAGATTATTAGAATTCCTCTCAAGAGCGTTTCAGTTCTAG
Coding sequences within:
- the gyrA gene encoding DNA gyrase subunit A; protein product: MKEEIREKKPENIQPRQIVEEVQQSYLDYAMSVIVARALPDVRDGLKPVHRRILYSMWSTGLRASAKFRKSATVVGEVLGKYHPHGDSAVYESMVRLAQDFSMRYPLVWGQGNFGSMDGDSPAAYRYTEAKLRPIAEEMLFDIEKETVDFIPTFDGTHQEPVVLPAKLPQLLLNGTMGIAVGMATNIPPHNLNELADAITLLIDNPEATIDDLMNFVKGPDFPTGGIIYNAREIKEAYSMGKGKIVTRGKADIVETKSGSFQIIISEITYATNKATMITKIADLVKEGKLQGIKDLRDESDKDGVRIVIELKKDAYPQKILNSLYSNTDLQKNFNLNMLALVNGIEPQILNLKAILEHFIKHRQIVITRRTKFDLQKAKDRAHILEGLKKALDHIDAIIETIKKSATKEIAHDNLMKKFKLSDKQSTAILEMKLQTLAGLERKKIEDELKEKKNIIADLEDLLKSTKKILGIVKKEVIEIREKYGDERKTRVIKGGIGEFKQEDLIPNEEAIITMTQDGYIKRMDPNTYKVQKRGGKGVIGATTKEGDLIEQVTSVMTHDNLMFFTNTGKVFQTKAYEIPFSQRTAKGQVIVNFLQLSQEEKITEMIAFNKEDGYKFFFMTTENGTVKKVKIEDFENVRRSGLIAIKLDEGDTLNWVKPTTGTDEIIVTTAQGQAIHFKESDVRAMGRNAAGVRGIKLKKDDKVVGMDSVFKNQKGNQILIISENGFGKRTDLKFYKIQKRGGSGIKTSSVTSKTGKLVAAKMVNVDDIEVDMLITSAQGQIIRIPLKSVSVLGRATQGVRIMKPSSGDKVSAMAVL